One stretch of Alcaligenes faecalis DNA includes these proteins:
- a CDS encoding class II histone deacetylase → MATGYIWNTLYGWVDTGTGSLASANLGARLQPIGHHLAHPDTKRRFHELVCASGQIDHLTSIQAKPARDKDILRVHTAEHLENMKRVSALPTGGDTGDGITTMGNGGLEIAMLSAGGAIEMVKKVVSREVSNGYALVNPPGHHAPRAGAMGFCIFNNTSVAAAYAREELGLDRVAIVDWDVHHGNGTQDIWWNDPSVLTISLHQHLCFPANSGFTTERGEGEGLGYNLNVPLPPGGGNAAYLYAMEKVVLPALRAYKPQLIIVGSGFDASMMDPLARMMVTASGFRQMARQIIDCAEEVCEGRIAFVQEGGYSPHYLPFCGQAVIEELTGVRTLADPYAEFLGGMGGDTLLDAERACVDEAANLLSGLR, encoded by the coding sequence ATGGCAACAGGATATATTTGGAACACACTTTACGGCTGGGTAGATACAGGGACAGGCAGTCTTGCCTCTGCGAATCTGGGCGCGCGTTTGCAGCCGATTGGTCATCACTTGGCCCACCCGGATACCAAGCGCCGCTTTCACGAGCTGGTCTGCGCGTCCGGGCAAATTGATCATCTGACCAGCATCCAGGCCAAGCCTGCGCGCGACAAGGATATTTTGCGCGTTCATACTGCAGAGCATCTGGAAAACATGAAGCGTGTCAGTGCCTTGCCAACCGGTGGCGATACGGGCGATGGCATTACCACCATGGGTAATGGCGGGCTTGAAATTGCCATGCTGTCCGCGGGTGGTGCCATTGAGATGGTCAAGAAAGTAGTCAGCCGTGAAGTCAGCAATGGCTATGCGCTGGTGAATCCACCCGGCCACCATGCACCCCGTGCCGGTGCGATGGGCTTTTGCATTTTCAATAACACCTCAGTAGCTGCGGCATATGCCCGCGAGGAACTGGGTCTGGACCGTGTCGCCATTGTGGATTGGGACGTGCACCACGGTAATGGCACGCAAGATATCTGGTGGAATGATCCTTCGGTTCTGACCATTTCCCTGCACCAGCATCTGTGCTTTCCCGCCAATAGCGGCTTCACGACGGAGCGCGGCGAGGGCGAAGGCCTGGGCTACAACCTGAACGTCCCCTTGCCTCCTGGTGGCGGGAATGCAGCCTACCTTTATGCCATGGAAAAAGTGGTGTTGCCTGCTCTGCGCGCCTACAAACCGCAGCTGATTATTGTGGGCTCGGGTTTTGATGCCAGCATGATGGACCCACTGGCGCGCATGATGGTGACAGCGTCCGGCTTCCGTCAGATGGCCCGTCAAATCATCGACTGCGCCGAGGAAGTTTGCGAAGGCCGTATCGCTTTTGTGCAGGAAGGAGGATACAGCCCGCATTACTTGCCATTCTGCGGTCAGGCCGTTATTGAGGAGCTGACTGGCGTACGCACGCTGGCTGATCCTTACGCGGAATTCCTGGGTGGGATGGGCGGCGATACGCTGCTGGATGCGGAACGTGCTTGCGTGGATGAAGCGGCAAACTTGCTAAGCGGTCTGCGTTAA
- a CDS encoding helix-turn-helix domain-containing protein, which yields MLSLCDRIQSLRSLFHFDAVQLLGCAPQSRTHLELHCEGYNLNCASALGTGFPQIYAPGFTAQASPHDLLPPSISECSDTMDPPFRSTAIYTDALLRGGFQDGMTVELQRGDSYLGMIHFSSQQPGSFNRHVRTLALGAKILLEDAMQNMVSQNGLVLHLVPQAGGLIMREDMLSDASQFSPALAKALSFMGQETSTLQAFWLEGKRSYRLQAQRFPKGDVLVRLVPAPLPAALSAKEMQVLGWLVTGYTDREIAASLFLSERTVHSHVTSLLRKLGITRRTEAAVKAALNHWYVPDMHGAILAAVPGLCH from the coding sequence ATGTTGAGTCTCTGCGATCGTATTCAATCCCTACGTTCCCTGTTTCACTTCGATGCAGTGCAGCTTCTGGGTTGTGCACCGCAAAGCCGTACGCATCTGGAATTGCATTGCGAAGGCTATAACCTGAACTGTGCCTCTGCCTTGGGAACGGGCTTTCCACAGATCTACGCACCAGGCTTTACGGCCCAGGCCTCTCCCCACGATTTGCTGCCACCCTCCATTTCCGAATGTTCGGACACCATGGACCCTCCTTTTCGCAGTACCGCCATCTATACCGATGCCCTGCTGCGTGGCGGGTTTCAGGATGGAATGACGGTAGAACTACAACGCGGGGATTCATATTTGGGGATGATTCACTTCTCGTCCCAACAGCCAGGAAGCTTCAATCGCCATGTCCGTACGCTGGCGCTGGGCGCAAAAATCTTGCTGGAAGATGCCATGCAGAACATGGTTTCGCAAAACGGCCTTGTCTTGCATCTGGTGCCACAGGCAGGCGGGCTGATCATGCGTGAGGACATGCTCTCTGACGCTTCCCAGTTCAGCCCTGCTTTAGCTAAAGCTCTGTCCTTCATGGGCCAGGAAACTTCAACCTTGCAAGCGTTCTGGTTGGAAGGCAAACGAAGCTATCGACTGCAAGCGCAGCGCTTTCCCAAGGGGGATGTCTTGGTGCGACTGGTGCCCGCCCCCTTGCCTGCTGCGCTCAGCGCCAAGGAAATGCAGGTGCTGGGCTGGTTGGTGACGGGCTATACCGACCGGGAAATTGCAGCCAGCCTGTTTTTAAGCGAGCGCACCGTGCATTCTCATGTCACCTCCTTGCTGCGCAAACTGGGCATTACCAGACGAACAGAAGCCGCTGTCAAAGCGGCTCTGAATCATTGGTATGTGCCGGATATGCATGGCGCTATTCTGGCGGCGGTGCCCGGACTCTGCCACTAA
- a CDS encoding superoxide dismutase, protein MSYTLPALPYAYHALEPHIDTQTMEIHYSKHHQTYINNLNAALEAANLPYPPIDELVAGLDTLPESLRNVVRNNGGGHANHSLFWTVMTPDADTTIPKDLAHAIDRDLSGFEKFKDAFTKAAISRFGSGWAWLSVTPEKKLVVESSGNQDSPLMHGNTPILGLDVWEHAYYLKYQNRRPEYIAAFFNVINWPEVLRRYLEAVK, encoded by the coding sequence TTGTCTTACACCTTACCTGCCCTGCCTTATGCCTACCATGCTCTGGAGCCCCATATCGACACCCAGACCATGGAGATTCACTACAGCAAACATCATCAGACCTATATCAATAATCTGAATGCGGCACTGGAAGCGGCCAACTTGCCCTACCCGCCTATTGATGAGCTGGTAGCCGGGCTGGATACCTTGCCTGAATCCCTGCGTAATGTCGTGCGCAACAATGGCGGCGGTCATGCCAACCACAGCTTGTTCTGGACCGTCATGACGCCCGATGCCGATACCACCATTCCCAAAGATCTGGCCCATGCCATAGACCGGGATCTGAGCGGCTTCGAGAAATTCAAGGATGCCTTTACCAAAGCGGCGATCTCGCGTTTTGGCAGTGGCTGGGCCTGGCTGAGTGTCACCCCGGAAAAGAAACTGGTGGTGGAGAGCAGCGGCAATCAGGACAGCCCGCTGATGCACGGCAACACGCCCATTCTGGGCCTGGACGTGTGGGAACACGCCTACTACCTGAAGTATCAGAACCGTCGGCCTGAATATATTGCAGCTTTCTTCAATGTGATCAATTGGCCTGAAGTGCTGAGAAGATATCTGGAAGCCGTTAAATAA